The sequence CAGGGGGGTTTTGATCCTACGGCCCCCCCCTCCCGCgggggcacctgcacctgctgCTCGTCCCCTCCTGCACCGGATGGTCAGAGCACAGCCTCTCCGTGCGGGAGGTGCCGTGGGTCCGGGCACCAGCCACGCACCCCCGTCTCACTTGTAATCACGGGGCCCCAAGCCCTGTCTTTCAGAGGCGCAGAGCCCCTGTCCCCGTCTGTCTGCTCAAGTGACATGTTCACACATGTCACCCACGTTCCCCTTTGGTCCTGGCTCTCTCTGGGGCCCGGGGGGtggggcccgggggtgggggagggggtgggagcctCTGTGGGATCCCCTAGGACCTAAAAAGACCTCTGTCCCTGTTTCTGGGGAATCCCTTGCAGGGTGAGGAGGGGCCAGGGGAGAAGCAGCACCCCCACCGTCCCTCTGAGTTTTGGCTGGACACGGACCGTGCCCCCGGGATGGTCAGGCATCCGCTGTCAGATGGCCACGTCCACGAGAAGCCCGTGGCAGACGGTGCTGTTCACGCGGCGCCGTGTGGCCTCGAACCCTCCCTGCGGTGCCCCGGGGGGCCGTCACCCATCCATCTGGGGGAACCTGGCCCGCCCGCCCTCCTGGGCAGAGCTGATGTCTCCGCTGCCCTTGCCCTGGCCTGGCCAGCCCCGGCCTCTGGTCCTCTTGCGGCGACCTGCCCACTAAGCGCCAGGCCCGTCGGCCAGGTCCTGCGTGAAGGCGCTGGGGCCGGCGCCAAGGATGTGGTTGTGGCCTGAGCCCCGGGAGCTCTTGTGCATGCTGACCATGTTGCTGCTATTGGGCTCGTACCCGGCTCCGTGCCGGCGGAAGAGGCCGCGGACGGTGGCCTGGAAGCCGCTGGTGACAAAGCAGTAGACGATGGGGTCCATGCAGCTGTTGAGGCTGCTGAGGGTCACGGCCACATGGTAGGCCACGAGGCTGGCGTGGTGCGGCACATCCGGCCACAGCGCCACGGCCACCTGGCGGGCGTGGAAGGGCGTGAAGCAGACGAGGAAGATGACGAGCACGGTGAGCAGCAGCTGCATGGCCCGCACGCGGCGCTGGCGACCCTGGCGCAGCAGCCCCGGACGCGACAGGGCGCACACGATGCGGCCCGTGAACACGCTGATGACCAGCAGCGGCAGCAGGAACTCCAGGATGGTGAGCGCGAGGACGCGGCAGCAAGGCCCGCTGCCCGCCGCCACGCCCAGCACCGACAGGGTCACGGCCCCCGCCGCCATCCACACGAAGGCGCACGTGGCCCTGGCGCAGGCGGGCTGGCGCCAGCGGCGGGAGCCATCGGGCTGCACGATGGCCAGGTAGCGGTCCACGCAGATGCAGGTGAGGAAGAGGACGGAGCAGTGCATGTTCAGAAAGTAGCCGAAGACGTGCGGGAAGGCGCATCGCAGGCAGCCGCGCGTGCCGTAGAAGACGGCGAAGCGCGTGGGCAGGGACAGCCCCACCAGCAGGTCGGTCACCACCAGGTTGATGGTGTAGATGACCGATGGCGTCTTGGCCTGGGTGCGGCAGCAGAAGACGTACAGCGCCAGCCCATTGAGCACCAGCCCCGCCAGGAAGATGACACCGTGCACGGCCATCAGCGCCAGCCACAGCCCCGGGAAGGCGGCGTGCAGCTCCTCGTCCAGTCGGGCGAACTGCTGGAACAGGGGATTCTCCGGCTCGCTGTTGTTGGCCGCCGCCGTGGCGTTGGGGGCCGCCGGGGCCCAGGACCCCACGGGAGACGCAGAGGACATGACGGCGGCCGGCACGCGGCGTGGGCCTGGAAGGAAGGAGACGGGTCACCTCTGGGTGTCAGAGCTGGGCCTGCTTACCTGCTCACCGAGTCCCCAGCATTCCCATCATTGGGCCTTTGGGGCCCTAAAatgcctgccctctgccctctgccctccgcgGGACCTCCCCCTTGCACTTGCCGGGGTGGAGCTTCAGCAGGAGTGTGAGTGTCCTGAGCCCTGCTCCTCACTCCTCAGTGTAGCAGGAAGTAAAGCCCGGcgctggggacgcctgggggggtctttggctcagggcgtgaccccggggtcccgggatcgagtcctgtgttgggccccccgcggggagcctgcttctccctctgcctatgtctctgcctctctctgtgtctctcatgaataaatagataaaatcttaaaaaaagggaaaaggccCTTGCTGTGCAGCCCCGGCCCAGGACTGCCGGGGAGGACGAAGGGGGTGGCACAGGTAAGCTGTAGAGACATGTCTGTTTGGAAACTCCACGGGGTTCCTCCCATACTTGCTGTGCAGCCTCAGGCAAGtcgcttaacctctctgggctccgTCCTAACCTGTATGGCAGGGGTTGGGAGCCGCCAGGAGGATCAGCCGAGCCCAGCAGCGCCGGAGAAACCCCAGTGTGAGCTCCTGAGGGATCAACTGGGGTCGTGATGGCCCCCCttggccgcccccacccccacgcgTCAGACCCCGTCCTCCAGGCCAGCCATCTGTCCTCGCCTCCTCTGAGGCTGGTGGCGGGTCAGTGTCCGGCCCGGGGTCCaagcgccgccccgcccccctgccctcctggagccccGAGCCCCTGCCCTGCAGCAGTGGGGCGGGTGTGAGTTAAATAAACGCTGCGCTCCCTGCGGCGCAAGGCCCGCCCCCCCTGTTTATGTTCCTGCGCCGCGTGTTTAACTTGCCGAGATTTATCTCTATTTATACGTGAAGGGTTAacaggccccctgcccccaccccggcctggcTGATGCTCCAAATAAGGACATTTCTGACTTTTTCAGGAGAAAGGAGCTGACTTTGGGGAGAAGCGGGGAGGAAGGGTGCCTAGCGGGTCATCCTGGCCGCAGtgtgccctccccccacctgccaggGGAAAGGaagaccccccaccccagccccgtgACCCGTGGCCCGTGGCCGTGGGCCGTCGCTGTGAGCAGGCCAGACACTGCCCATGGCCCCCCCAGCTGCCGCCTGGCCTCGGGGAGCAGGCTCACTGTGGCAGCTCCGCCCCGGGACTGGGGATCCTGAGTTCTCCTGGGGTGAGGGGGGGCACCAAGTGGGCAGCCTAGGGGGGAGGCGCAGCGGAGGAGTCCTTGCTGCCTGAGGCTCGGGCTCCCGCCTGGCCTGGAGGAGGCGCGGGCTGGGGGTTCAGACGGTGCCTCTGCCCTTGGGCTCAGAGACGTCAGCACCTGCTGAGGCCATCGGCTCTGCCTCTGGGCCCCCAGCTGCCCAGGGCCCGGGCCACACCCGTTCCATGGGGGCCCTGGGCTCAGCCCCCCGCCCCATCCTTCTGGGCCAGGCTGTGCTCTGTGTGGACCCGAACACGCGGGGCCGCTGGCCGTGTGTGTGGATGCTGCCTCGGGCAGACAGGGAGGCCCGAGGGGTGTCCGGGCGGGGAGAGATCTTCCCGAGGCTGAGCAGGAGCCGGAGGCCGCCAGGCTGGGAACCCGGAGGCTCGGGCCGTGGGGGGCCCCAGGATTGCTCCCGCGGAGGCGACGGATGCCTCCCAGCCTGTCTCTCTACCGCGAGAAAATAAATGAGCCTTGGCAAAGCCTGGAGGAGCGCTGGGCGCTGGCTCCAGGGACGCACGGCGAGCAGTGTTCTGGATTCCCTTCCACATGCTTTTTGGTTTTCCAATGTGTCTGCAGTAGGTTCGACTCAGTGTCACAGGGAGagacaaataataaacattacAGAACGTTTCCTCTGGGAGACAGTCCCAGGATGACGCCGGCCCCGGGGATCCTGCCCTTCCAGGAAACTCTCCCGGCCAGCCTCACACGCTGGTCAGCGGCCGGCTCAAGGTGCCCGAGGGTCCAGGCCAGGGCTGCCAGGGTGCtcggcccgggggtgggggtgggcagggtgctCAGGACGCCCCTGGGCCTGACAGGTGAGGAGAGATGGACGTGTCTGCACAGTCTGAACCCTGATCC comes from Canis lupus familiaris isolate Mischka breed German Shepherd chromosome 13, alternate assembly UU_Cfam_GSD_1.0, whole genome shotgun sequence and encodes:
- the GPR20 gene encoding G-protein coupled receptor 20, with the protein product MSSASPVGSWAPAAPNATAAANNSEPENPLFQQFARLDEELHAAFPGLWLALMAVHGVIFLAGLVLNGLALYVFCCRTQAKTPSVIYTINLVVTDLLVGLSLPTRFAVFYGTRGCLRCAFPHVFGYFLNMHCSVLFLTCICVDRYLAIVQPDGSRRWRQPACARATCAFVWMAAGAVTLSVLGVAAGSGPCCRVLALTILEFLLPLLVISVFTGRIVCALSRPGLLRQGRQRRVRAMQLLLTVLVIFLVCFTPFHARQVAVALWPDVPHHASLVAYHVAVTLSSLNSCMDPIVYCFVTSGFQATVRGLFRRHGAGYEPNSSNMVSMHKSSRGSGHNHILGAGPSAFTQDLADGPGA